In the genome of Polaribacter atrinae, one region contains:
- a CDS encoding site-specific DNA-methyltransferase produces the protein MSKEQKITGNIQPPNKDLEILKQNFPSCFDKKGEFDFEKFKIQLSKNEINFSKESYGMDWLGKSYARLLATDETTTLLQEDEKFNQKEENKNSENLLIKGDNLEVLKHLSNAYYEKIKMIYIDPPYNTGSDGFVYADDRKFTIDELQELAGVNEERAKRILDFTQSKSNSHSAWLTFMYPRLYIAKQLLKDDGAIFVSIDDNELAQLKLLLDEIFGEENFVEIFTWNKTSTPASLSKKSRKTVEYILCYEKNKNNFKYYGEDLSGGDQPLLNEGNNIGVLKIPKDKIIFKIDDGIYNSGQYHRINLLNDIEIIEGKSSEDLNIEGRFKWQQSFLDNEISKGTTFIIKSNKFSIRFQRFEDESYKTPTNYIRDNIIFPLLDKTNAEIDTNETSSKELEELFGSKVFDFPKPVSLIKYLINFLVNENELILDFFAGSGTTGDSVMQLNAEDAGNRKFILAQLPELIDQKSNQTAYDFVKNELKVEIPTIFEITKERLIRASKKIQGEREGEDFSNQDLGFKVFETMPIWEDYNFESEELEKQTTLFDESKLTKEDIKALLVTWKTYDGISLTETIQETDLNGYTGYYSYENLYLMDKGFTTTNLKVLLEKIDIDKNFNPTTIIAFGYHFESKNLREISENIKSYANKKSIDIDFITRY, from the coding sequence ATGAGTAAAGAACAAAAAATAACAGGCAACATACAACCACCAAATAAGGATTTGGAAATACTAAAACAAAACTTCCCAAGCTGTTTTGACAAAAAAGGAGAATTTGACTTTGAAAAATTCAAAATCCAACTTTCAAAAAACGAAATCAACTTTTCAAAAGAAAGTTACGGAATGGATTGGCTCGGTAAATCTTACGCTCGTTTATTGGCAACAGACGAAACTACTACTCTATTACAAGAAGATGAAAAGTTTAACCAAAAAGAAGAAAATAAAAACTCTGAAAACTTACTCATAAAAGGCGACAATTTGGAAGTGCTAAAGCACTTATCAAATGCTTATTACGAAAAAATAAAAATGATATACATAGACCCACCCTACAACACAGGTAGTGATGGTTTTGTATATGCAGACGACAGAAAATTCACTATAGATGAACTACAAGAATTAGCAGGAGTAAATGAAGAACGAGCCAAACGAATTTTAGATTTTACCCAAAGTAAAAGTAACTCACATTCTGCTTGGTTAACGTTTATGTACCCAAGACTTTATATTGCCAAACAACTTCTAAAAGATGATGGTGCTATATTTGTTTCTATTGATGACAATGAATTAGCACAATTAAAATTGTTATTAGATGAAATATTTGGAGAAGAAAATTTTGTAGAAATTTTTACTTGGAATAAAACATCAACACCAGCCTCATTATCTAAAAAGTCACGTAAAACTGTTGAATATATTTTATGCTATGAAAAAAACAAAAATAATTTTAAATATTACGGAGAAGATTTATCTGGTGGAGACCAACCTCTTTTAAATGAAGGAAATAATATTGGAGTTTTAAAAATACCTAAGGATAAAATTATTTTTAAAATTGATGATGGTATTTATAATTCTGGACAATATCACAGAATAAATCTTCTTAATGATATTGAAATTATTGAAGGTAAAAGCTCTGAGGATTTAAACATAGAAGGTAGATTTAAATGGCAACAAAGTTTTTTAGATAATGAAATAAGTAAAGGGACAACCTTTATTATCAAATCAAACAAGTTTTCAATTCGTTTCCAACGATTCGAAGATGAGAGCTATAAAACCCCAACTAATTATATTAGAGACAATATAATCTTCCCTTTATTAGACAAAACTAATGCAGAGATTGACACAAACGAAACTTCTTCTAAGGAATTAGAAGAATTATTTGGTAGCAAAGTTTTTGACTTTCCAAAACCTGTCAGTCTAATAAAATATTTAATAAATTTTTTAGTCAATGAAAATGAATTAATCTTAGACTTTTTTGCAGGCTCAGGAACAACAGGAGATTCAGTAATGCAACTCAACGCAGAAGATGCTGGAAATCGCAAATTTATTTTAGCACAATTACCCGAACTAATTGACCAAAAAAGTAATCAAACAGCTTACGATTTCGTGAAAAATGAGTTAAAAGTAGAAATACCTACCATTTTTGAAATTACAAAAGAAAGGTTGATAAGAGCAAGTAAAAAAATACAAGGAGAACGAGAAGGTGAAGACTTCTCAAATCAAGATTTAGGTTTCAAAGTATTTGAAACAATGCCAATATGGGAAGATTATAATTTTGAATCAGAAGAACTTGAAAAACAAACCACTTTGTTTGATGAAAGTAAACTAACCAAAGAAGACATAAAAGCACTATTAGTTACTTGGAAAACCTATGATGGTATTTCACTTACTGAAACAATACAAGAAACTGACTTAAATGGCTATACAGGATATTATAGTTATGAGAATTTATATTTAATGGATAAAGGTTTTACAACCACAAACTTGAAAGTATTATTAGAAAAAATAGATATTGATAAAAATTTTAACCCAACTACAATCATTGCATTTGGTTATCATTTTGAAAGTAAAAATTTGCGTGAAATAAGCGAAAATATTAAGTCTTATGCAAACAAAAAAAGTATTGATATTGACTTTATAACACGCTATTAA
- a CDS encoding Eco57I restriction-modification methylase domain-containing protein, whose amino-acid sequence MISKDISNFLNELSDDLLIVNKLIVGSYLQFNKISVKNNKLILSCIEGNDVKTISTFIKLIEFKNGKFDFEDVIHLFETSIPSKDISVNGAVYTPNYIKDYIVKETLCKIKDSNLPTIKVSDIACGTGAFLYTVAQEIKQKTNRSYFDIFKQNIYGLDISDYTITRAKILLSLLAITNGEDEKEFEFNLLVGNALNFDWNNQINQFKGFDIVIGNPPYVRAKNLSEETKSLLSNWEVTKTGNPDLYIPFFEIGLKYLKPSGILGYITVNTFKRSVNARNLREYFKTNLFDLKILDFGSSQIFANKSTYTCIVFIAKEKSNEVKYQKITAKDFLNKKIANFTRINYKLLNTKKGWILNKPDVLENINKIESIGIPLGDKFPIRNGLATLSNDVFIFKPVNEDENYFYHQNGKLHKIEKGICRDVIKPNRLKTESEIPTLKEQIIFPYYQENAQANLFDYKSNKKIAFEEDYFKTNFPNAYKYLEGNKVQLLNRDKGKNAKYKWFEFGRTQALNDLGKKLLFPYMAGQPYFVYTDQDDLLLYAGYAIYFDSERELKVLKRILESKLFWYYIKKTSKPYSGNYFALAKNYVKDFGICNLNENEKNYLLETESLEDRNDFLFKKYNINPKAIAD is encoded by the coding sequence ATGATTAGTAAAGACATATCTAACTTTCTAAATGAACTTTCTGATGATTTATTAATTGTCAATAAGCTTATTGTTGGTTCCTATCTTCAATTCAACAAAATTTCAGTAAAGAACAATAAATTAATCCTTTCTTGCATTGAAGGTAATGATGTAAAAACCATTAGTACATTTATCAAATTAATAGAATTTAAGAACGGAAAATTCGATTTTGAAGATGTTATTCACTTATTCGAAACGAGTATTCCTTCAAAAGATATTTCAGTAAATGGAGCTGTTTACACACCAAATTATATAAAAGACTACATAGTTAAAGAGACACTTTGCAAAATAAAAGATTCAAATTTACCAACTATTAAAGTGTCGGACATTGCTTGCGGAACTGGAGCTTTTTTATATACTGTAGCCCAAGAAATAAAGCAAAAAACAAACAGGAGTTATTTTGATATTTTTAAACAAAATATTTACGGTCTTGACATCTCCGATTATACAATTACAAGAGCAAAAATTTTACTTTCCCTTTTAGCAATCACAAACGGAGAAGATGAAAAGGAATTTGAATTTAATTTGTTAGTCGGGAATGCCTTAAATTTCGATTGGAATAATCAAATAAATCAATTCAAAGGTTTCGATATAGTTATTGGCAATCCTCCTTATGTACGAGCTAAAAATTTAAGCGAAGAAACTAAATCACTTTTATCAAATTGGGAAGTTACAAAAACTGGCAATCCAGATTTATATATTCCGTTTTTTGAAATAGGGCTTAAATATCTAAAACCAAGTGGAATACTTGGTTATATAACTGTCAACACTTTCAAGAGAAGTGTTAATGCTAGAAATCTTAGAGAGTACTTTAAAACGAATCTATTTGATTTAAAAATTCTGGATTTTGGTAGTTCACAAATTTTTGCAAACAAGTCAACTTATACCTGTATTGTGTTTATCGCAAAGGAAAAATCTAATGAAGTTAAATATCAGAAAATAACAGCTAAAGATTTTCTGAATAAAAAAATAGCCAATTTTACGCGTATCAATTACAAGCTATTAAACACAAAAAAAGGTTGGATTTTAAATAAACCTGACGTATTAGAAAATATAAATAAAATTGAAAGTATTGGGATTCCATTAGGCGACAAATTTCCAATAAGAAATGGCTTAGCAACTTTAAGCAATGATGTTTTCATATTTAAGCCAGTCAATGAAGATGAAAATTATTTCTATCATCAGAATGGAAAACTACATAAAATAGAAAAAGGAATTTGTAGAGATGTAATAAAACCGAACAGGCTTAAAACTGAATCCGAAATTCCGACATTAAAAGAACAAATAATTTTTCCATACTATCAAGAAAATGCTCAAGCCAATCTTTTTGACTATAAATCAAATAAGAAAATTGCATTTGAGGAGGATTACTTTAAGACAAATTTTCCTAACGCATATAAGTACTTAGAAGGGAACAAAGTTCAACTGTTAAACAGAGATAAAGGGAAAAACGCAAAATATAAATGGTTTGAATTTGGAAGAACTCAAGCATTGAATGATTTGGGCAAAAAGTTACTATTTCCTTATATGGCTGGACAGCCTTACTTCGTATATACCGACCAAGATGACTTATTACTTTATGCAGGATATGCTATTTACTTTGATTCTGAAAGAGAATTGAAAGTTCTAAAAAGAATTTTGGAATCTAAACTGTTTTGGTACTATATTAAAAAAACGAGCAAACCATATTCAGGTAATTATTTTGCATTAGCCAAGAATTACGTTAAGGATTTTGGGATTTGCAATTTGAATGAAAATGAAAAGAATTATTTACTAGAAACCGAATCATTAGAAGATAGAAATGATTTCTTGTTTAAAAAATATAATATTAACCCGAAAGCAATAGCGGATTAG
- a CDS encoding helix-turn-helix domain-containing protein: MKQYFGEYIRNLRTKKGFTLTQLGAKLDLDSANLSKIENGKRDFDEKRLELLASVFELDIEKLKTEFFSELFAKKIYQTNCSTEVLNVAEEKVKYYREHNVEQGKLKL, from the coding sequence ATGAAACAATATTTTGGAGAGTACATAAGAAATTTAAGAACTAAAAAAGGTTTTACATTAACTCAATTAGGAGCGAAACTTGATTTAGATTCTGCAAATCTTAGCAAAATCGAAAATGGAAAAAGAGATTTTGATGAAAAAAGACTTGAGTTGTTAGCCTCGGTTTTTGAACTTGATATTGAAAAATTAAAAACTGAGTTCTTTAGTGAACTCTTCGCTAAAAAAATATACCAAACCAATTGCTCTACTGAGGTTCTAAATGTTGCGGAAGAAAAAGTAAAATACTATAGAGAACATAACGTAGAACAAGGAAAACTTAAATTATAA
- a CDS encoding type III restriction-modification system endonuclease, with translation MKGFNFEKNLQHQSQAVKSTVTVFDNLEIENPKGVDKQFLNPVLKIYDGNNTYPKNIIELQKVNNIEGKVNLNSNIIDIMMETGTGKTYTYTKTIFELNKNYGLFKFIVIVPTLSIKAGTVDFLKSDSARAHFKEQYGRTIKLHIVESKKGGKNKKSFMPPAVNSFVNAGVYEKNSIQVMVINAGMVNSETMRKSFDKGIFDKHIVPFKAISAVNPFLIIDEPHKFSKANKTWENIQKMKPQFILRYGATFKEYENLVYTLTAVDSFNRNLVKGVIGHITEFESGKNAIVKLNNTDGKEATFELLEDKSKKTFKLTKKESLQRVHSAMEDLYVESLNKSKVVLSNGIELSKGDKLNPYSYAEKLQEVMIQKAIKSHFENEKQLLTRSVKIKPITLFFIDNIEEYRNEDGYLRTTIESLIKAEVKTLLKTEKNKFYKAYLEKTLKDISLTHAGYFSKDNSEKDEAIEKEINEILHDKQAMLDLDNPRRFIFSKWTLREGWDNPNVFQICKLRSSGSDISKLQEVGRGLRLPVNEYGNRVKDEQFYLNYFVDFTESDFVDKLVNEINEKSGAISIEDIPEKLSDDIVKKICELYETTEDDLFEILDENNVVTRSNKFKEGGFDFIKHNYPKIFQGVGSNKVRKSTDKKKQVSIRTEKYTELKELWEKLNEKVILEYKFEKEDKFKSLFINFLNEQNSNFTIEGIKERTAQIEITDNVVGVKEEQEIYGNEITPISTMKYSSFLKELAKTLNINIKTLNSSFIDSNIDINKFLNIATVRIIKQKFENYLMFNAIDKFGIEYQKVSNEIHPTKFTDEKGNVLKEISASDVGVMYSDKKVADQYLLDELFYDSELEKQNIETNLSEVIVFSKIPKNSIKIPVAGGKSYSPDFAYVLNYEDKSKKLYFVVETKGKDEEKLDKEERQKIKHAEKFFGDTVKIKFKTQFSNKKIESLIREIIVEK, from the coding sequence ATGAAAGGATTTAATTTTGAAAAAAATCTACAGCATCAATCGCAAGCGGTAAAAAGTACGGTTACTGTTTTTGATAATTTAGAAATAGAAAACCCAAAAGGTGTTGACAAACAATTTCTTAATCCAGTCTTAAAAATTTATGATGGCAATAATACCTATCCTAAAAACATAATAGAATTACAAAAGGTAAATAATATTGAAGGAAAGGTAAATCTAAACAGTAACATCATAGATATTATGATGGAAACAGGAACAGGAAAAACCTATACTTACACCAAAACCATTTTTGAACTCAATAAAAATTACGGTCTTTTTAAATTTATTGTTATTGTTCCTACACTTTCTATTAAAGCTGGAACAGTCGATTTTTTAAAAAGTGATAGTGCAAGAGCACATTTTAAAGAGCAATATGGTAGAACCATTAAATTACATATCGTAGAAAGTAAAAAAGGAGGTAAAAACAAAAAATCGTTTATGCCACCTGCTGTAAACAGTTTTGTTAACGCAGGAGTTTACGAAAAAAACAGCATTCAAGTAATGGTTATCAATGCAGGAATGGTAAACTCTGAAACAATGCGAAAGAGTTTTGACAAAGGAATATTTGACAAACATATAGTTCCTTTTAAAGCAATTTCGGCAGTTAATCCTTTTCTAATAATAGATGAACCTCATAAGTTTTCGAAAGCCAATAAAACTTGGGAGAATATTCAAAAAATGAAACCGCAATTTATTTTGCGTTATGGTGCAACATTTAAAGAATATGAAAATTTAGTTTACACATTAACTGCGGTCGATTCTTTCAATCGTAATTTAGTAAAAGGTGTAATAGGTCATATTACAGAGTTTGAAAGCGGAAAAAATGCTATTGTAAAACTCAATAATACAGATGGAAAAGAAGCTACTTTTGAATTATTGGAAGACAAGAGTAAAAAGACATTTAAACTTACTAAAAAAGAAAGTTTACAAAGAGTGCATTCTGCAATGGAAGACTTGTATGTAGAAAGTTTAAACAAAAGCAAAGTTGTTTTATCTAATGGAATTGAATTATCAAAAGGCGATAAATTAAACCCTTATTCTTATGCAGAAAAACTGCAAGAAGTAATGATTCAAAAAGCAATAAAAAGCCACTTTGAAAATGAGAAACAATTACTTACAAGAAGTGTAAAAATTAAACCAATTACACTATTCTTTATTGACAACATAGAAGAGTACAGAAATGAAGATGGTTATTTAAGAACTACTATTGAAAGTTTGATAAAAGCAGAAGTAAAAACCTTACTTAAAACTGAAAAGAACAAGTTTTACAAAGCATATCTTGAAAAAACTTTAAAAGATATAAGTCTCACTCACGCAGGATATTTTTCAAAAGATAATTCAGAGAAAGATGAAGCGATTGAAAAAGAAATAAACGAAATATTGCACGACAAACAAGCAATGCTTGATTTGGATAATCCAAGACGTTTTATTTTTTCAAAATGGACTTTACGAGAAGGTTGGGATAATCCTAATGTTTTTCAGATTTGTAAATTAAGAAGTAGTGGTAGCGATATTTCTAAACTGCAAGAAGTTGGTAGAGGTTTAAGGCTTCCAGTAAATGAATACGGAAACCGAGTTAAAGACGAACAGTTTTATCTAAACTACTTTGTAGATTTTACAGAAAGTGATTTTGTAGATAAATTAGTAAATGAAATAAATGAGAAATCTGGTGCAATTTCAATAGAGGATATTCCAGAAAAATTATCAGACGATATCGTTAAGAAAATTTGCGAATTATACGAAACCACAGAAGATGATTTATTTGAAATATTAGACGAAAATAATGTTGTAACAAGGTCTAATAAATTCAAAGAAGGCGGTTTTGACTTTATTAAACATAACTATCCTAAAATATTTCAAGGTGTTGGCTCTAATAAAGTTAGAAAATCTACAGATAAGAAAAAACAAGTTAGTATACGAACAGAAAAATACACCGAATTAAAAGAACTTTGGGAGAAATTAAATGAAAAGGTAATTTTAGAATACAAGTTTGAAAAAGAAGACAAATTCAAATCACTTTTTATAAATTTCTTGAATGAGCAAAACAGTAATTTCACTATTGAAGGTATAAAAGAAAGAACAGCACAAATTGAAATAACTGACAACGTTGTTGGAGTTAAAGAAGAACAAGAAATCTATGGAAATGAGATAACGCCAATTTCTACAATGAAATACAGTAGTTTCTTGAAGGAATTAGCAAAAACATTAAACATCAATATAAAGACTTTAAACAGTTCATTTATTGATTCTAATATCGACATAAACAAATTTCTAAATATTGCCACAGTTCGTATTATTAAACAAAAATTTGAGAATTATTTGATGTTTAACGCAATAGATAAATTTGGAATTGAATATCAAAAAGTAAGCAACGAAATTCATCCAACTAAATTTACTGACGAAAAAGGAAATGTATTAAAAGAAATTTCTGCATCTGATGTTGGAGTAATGTATTCTGATAAGAAAGTAGCTGACCAATATTTACTTGATGAATTATTTTACGATTCTGAATTAGAAAAACAGAATATTGAAACTAATTTATCAGAAGTTATTGTCTTCTCTAAAATCCCAAAAAACTCAATAAAGATTCCTGTTGCTGGCGGAAAAAGTTATTCGCCTGACTTTGCTTATGTATTAAATTATGAAGACAAATCGAAAAAGTTGTACTTTGTTGTAGAGACTAAAGGTAAAGATGAAGAAAAGTTAGATAAAGAAGAAAGACAAAAAATAAAACACGCAGAAAAGTTTTTTGGAGATACAGTAAAAATTAAATTCAAAACACAATTCAGCAATAAGAAAATAGAAAGTTTAATACGAGAAATTATAGTTGAAAAATAG
- a CDS encoding Eco57I restriction-modification methylase domain-containing protein translates to MSQRKQQLTELVERYQVFKREGRLDLSSEETIRAWINELLAIFDWNVMDTSQILQEKVLSREEKKRLQEIDSTSTRPDYTFKIGNQKLTFLDAKAVSVNIETSNASAFQIKSYGWSILAPCSFLTNFEEFAIYDCTYIPNQSQSANLGRTYLKLDNYIENFDVLEKHLLKSNILNGTLEKLYSDTLKNVGSVQKLSPDIVFAEQLSNFRLSLAKNIVENNNAVINNNTELLAYLTQVIINRIIFIRICEARRIEREGLLLTFKENGFWSEFKNSSYNDFYEHYDGPLFDRINTIQELEIDNDVIMELIDLLYYPSPYRFEVIPTKLLSDIYEIFLSKKLIIEDGEVSEKLKLEYIKTNGAISTPQYLVQDLLKRTIIKEDLIERGLESVSDTKILDFACGSGIFLIETFDYLQDVFINFYKENPSQEFSHFFFQNSDLTTLTIAGKRHLISKCIFGVDIDPEAVEVARMSLSLKVVDSSEFYENYQEIGIFGNQILNNVGNNIKCGNTLVSTDITTKYPQINSDQEQLFRTNAFDYNSLNGFSEIFSSKGGFDYIVGNPPYVEVKNYNLEYPFMHKYIKENYTTTKKDKIDLSVAFIEKGVSILNEKGKIGLIIQKRFFKTNYGYDVREFIGSNNFLSQVINFNSTKIFKGRITYVALMILDKSKPDVINCYNASSDVSELPFELNSIPEVERENQNFTQIQSIDLSSDLWQIEDAEVLAINIDLLKNHSRFGDFAKVRGGIQALWNRAYHINVSSLNAKGTLSGNTHLEENITLEIDACRPLITNEGFYPFRDDTTHTYVIFPYDIIDGEKIQIPFDEYENRYPLVGAYLKRQETLIKDKVQTKPDDNWHLYTRENSHERTFDKVLLPMTSNDTYATITKNPLNYCDNANMYFIDLPDKSDINLFAVAGIINSTIFSVLARPVANPQSGGYFKFNKQFIEPLPFPKENFNSNIGLVTEISVLAQTIQQTQEQYKHSSPRQKTVLKATLSECWTNLDSKVYQLYDLNVDQISFFNERGRNINRLEILNRL, encoded by the coding sequence ATGTCTCAAAGGAAACAACAATTAACCGAATTGGTAGAAAGATACCAAGTCTTCAAAAGAGAAGGGCGTTTAGACTTAAGTTCTGAGGAAACGATTAGAGCTTGGATAAATGAATTGCTTGCAATTTTTGATTGGAACGTTATGGACACGTCCCAAATACTGCAAGAAAAAGTATTGTCACGAGAAGAAAAGAAAAGATTACAAGAAATTGATTCAACCTCTACTCGACCAGATTACACTTTTAAAATAGGGAATCAAAAACTTACTTTTCTTGATGCTAAAGCAGTTTCAGTTAATATCGAAACGAGTAACGCTTCCGCTTTTCAAATTAAATCTTATGGTTGGTCAATTTTAGCACCTTGTTCATTTTTAACAAACTTTGAGGAATTTGCAATCTACGATTGTACTTATATTCCTAATCAATCACAATCAGCAAATCTTGGTAGAACGTATTTAAAATTAGATAATTACATTGAAAATTTTGATGTTTTAGAAAAACATCTTCTAAAATCTAACATCTTAAATGGTACACTAGAAAAACTATATTCAGACACGCTTAAAAATGTAGGAAGTGTTCAAAAATTATCTCCCGATATAGTCTTTGCTGAGCAACTCTCTAATTTCAGGTTATCTCTTGCTAAAAATATTGTAGAAAACAATAACGCAGTAATTAACAATAACACAGAGTTATTAGCTTATCTAACTCAGGTAATAATAAATAGAATAATTTTCATTCGAATATGCGAAGCACGCAGGATTGAACGTGAAGGTTTGTTACTAACATTTAAAGAAAATGGCTTTTGGTCAGAGTTCAAAAACTCATCCTACAATGATTTTTATGAACACTATGACGGACCACTTTTCGATAGAATTAATACAATCCAAGAACTAGAAATTGACAATGATGTCATTATGGAATTGATAGATTTACTCTATTATCCCTCTCCATATAGATTTGAGGTAATTCCAACAAAATTATTGAGTGATATTTATGAAATTTTCTTGTCTAAAAAACTAATAATTGAAGATGGAGAAGTATCCGAAAAACTAAAACTAGAATACATCAAAACAAATGGTGCAATTAGTACGCCTCAATATTTAGTTCAAGATTTACTTAAAAGAACTATTATAAAAGAAGATTTAATTGAAAGAGGCCTTGAAAGTGTTTCTGATACAAAAATCTTAGACTTTGCTTGTGGTAGCGGAATTTTTCTAATTGAAACTTTTGATTATTTACAAGATGTATTCATCAATTTCTACAAAGAAAACCCATCTCAGGAATTTAGTCATTTCTTTTTCCAAAATTCAGATTTAACCACATTAACGATTGCTGGAAAAAGACACCTAATCTCAAAATGTATTTTTGGTGTTGACATTGATCCAGAAGCGGTTGAAGTTGCTAGAATGTCTTTGTCTCTTAAGGTTGTAGATAGTTCTGAGTTCTATGAAAATTATCAAGAAATTGGAATTTTTGGTAATCAAATTCTAAACAATGTTGGTAACAACATCAAATGTGGAAATACGCTCGTTTCAACAGATATAACCACGAAATATCCACAAATAAATTCTGATCAAGAACAGCTTTTCAGAACAAATGCTTTTGACTACAATAGCTTAAACGGGTTTTCTGAAATATTCAGTAGTAAAGGTGGTTTTGATTACATAGTTGGTAATCCTCCTTATGTTGAAGTCAAAAATTATAATCTAGAATATCCTTTTATGCACAAGTACATAAAGGAAAACTATACTACCACAAAAAAAGACAAAATAGACTTATCTGTTGCATTCATTGAAAAAGGAGTTTCAATTCTTAATGAAAAAGGTAAGATTGGTTTGATTATTCAAAAGAGGTTTTTTAAAACCAATTACGGCTATGATGTTAGAGAATTTATCGGCTCAAACAATTTTTTATCTCAAGTTATAAATTTCAATTCAACAAAAATTTTTAAAGGTAGAATCACTTATGTTGCCTTAATGATTTTAGATAAAAGTAAGCCAGATGTAATAAATTGCTACAATGCTTCATCTGATGTTTCTGAGTTACCTTTTGAGTTAAATTCTATTCCTGAAGTGGAGAGAGAAAATCAAAACTTTACTCAAATTCAATCTATTGATTTGAGTTCAGATTTATGGCAAATTGAAGACGCAGAAGTTTTAGCTATTAATATAGATTTACTAAAAAACCATAGTAGGTTTGGAGATTTTGCAAAAGTAAGAGGTGGAATTCAAGCTTTATGGAATAGAGCGTACCATATAAATGTTAGCTCTCTAAACGCTAAAGGAACTTTATCTGGTAATACACATTTAGAAGAAAATATCACATTAGAAATTGATGCGTGTCGACCACTAATAACTAACGAAGGTTTTTATCCATTCCGTGATGATACAACTCATACATATGTGATTTTTCCATATGATATCATTGATGGAGAAAAAATTCAAATTCCATTTGACGAATATGAAAATCGTTATCCTTTGGTTGGTGCATATTTAAAAAGACAAGAAACATTAATAAAAGATAAAGTACAAACTAAACCTGATGATAATTGGCATCTCTACACAAGAGAAAATAGTCACGAAAGAACCTTTGACAAGGTTCTTTTACCAATGACATCCAATGACACTTATGCAACCATCACAAAAAATCCACTTAATTATTGTGATAATGCCAATATGTATTTTATTGACCTTCCAGATAAATCAGATATAAATTTATTTGCTGTTGCTGGAATAATTAATTCTACAATCTTCTCTGTTTTAGCTAGACCTGTTGCCAATCCTCAATCTGGCGGTTATTTTAAATTCAATAAACAATTTATCGAACCGTTACCTTTTCCAAAGGAAAATTTCAATTCGAATATCGGATTAGTAACTGAGATTTCAGTTTTAGCACAAACTATTCAGCAAACACAAGAGCAATACAAGCATTCTTCTCCACGACAAAAGACAGTTTTAAAAGCAACTTTAAGTGAATGTTGGACAAATCTTGACAGCAAAGTTTATCAACTTTATGATTTAAATGTTGACCAAATTTCCTTTTTCAATGAAAGAGGAAGAAATATTAACCGCCTAGAAATACTTAATAGATTATGA
- a CDS encoding helix-turn-helix domain-containing protein: MNRIKEVLKDKGISQTWLAEKMDKSYPTINEYARNKRQPSLEDLYKIAEILQVNAKDLLVDSENKIGK, translated from the coding sequence ATGAACCGAATAAAAGAAGTTTTAAAAGACAAAGGAATTAGTCAAACTTGGCTTGCTGAAAAAATGGACAAAAGTTATCCGACCATTAATGAATACGCAAGAAACAAAAGACAACCGAGTTTAGAAGACTTATACAAAATAGCAGAAATACTACAAGTCAACGCAAAAGACTTGTTAGTAGATAGCGAAAATAAGATTGGGAAATAA